In Zingiber officinale cultivar Zhangliang chromosome 3B, Zo_v1.1, whole genome shotgun sequence, a single window of DNA contains:
- the LOC121967374 gene encoding molybdenum cofactor sulfurase-like, giving the protein MSSILKYLRSPRRVPGRDKESHSKEQGGEASSQMQTCCIKDGCTHICLPMRLLGLVECRNGKREARATSTRITRLNFVKSTANSVFPNTHFTDHESLPSLPEVFSNFMAIYPQYGETQQVDHYRNSEYYHLHSHVCFDYYGFSLFSHAQMHSSLASSSTDPLVSGLLQPPFFNISYKSASLKSQVQSNDQNNVLESAIRKRIMHFLNILDGEYSMVCTANRTTAFRLLAESYPFQATKGLLSVYDYESEAMTAMTESAQRKGAKVMTASFSWPSLRIHSDRLMEKLRKRRRKRRGLFVFPLQSRITGARYPYIWMSVAKQYGWQVVLDACGLGPKDLDTLGLSLIQPDFIICSFFKVFGENPSGFAGLFVKNSSIGSLESSTIARSIGIVSIVPARKLSQLTDDYSGTDMDAHSSKNQFEEDDIETNSSFSGPIPGQIYSGSLTMDNMVGDSASGEKQKQVRISEQGESSKVQQEKEESSYGIGEIECEYSEQAENIKANSGADQGLEFLCRGLDHADSLGLLLISTRLRCITNWLVTALMKLRHPHSDSVHSLVRIYGPRIKFDRGPALAFNVFDWKGEKIEPVLVQKLADRSNVSLGCGFLNNICFSNKYEDDKNRVLERRDCERALARNKNKENIDMGITVIHASLGFLTNFEDAYRLWTFVAKFLDADFVEKERWRYMALNQKMIEV; this is encoded by the coding sequence ATGTCTTCCATCCTCAAATACCTCAGAAGCCCACGCAGGGTGCCCGGAAGAGATAAAGAAAGCCACAGTAAAGAACAAGGAGGGGAGGCTAGCTCGCAGATGCAGACTTGTTGCATCAAGGATGGATGCACTCATATTTGCTTACCCATGCGTTTGCTTGGCTTGGTTGAGTGCCGCAACGGTAAGCGGGAAGCAAGAGCCACCAGCACAAGGATCACACGCTTGAATTTTGTGAAGTCGACGGCAAATTCAGTCTTCCCAAACACCCACTTCACCGACCATGAGTCCCTGCCTTCTCTTCCTGAAGTCTTCTCCAATTTCATGGCAATTTATCCACAGTATGGCGAGACACAACAAGTAGACCACTACAGGAACAGTGAATATTACCACCTACATAGCCATGTCTGCTTTGACTATTATGGATTTAGCCTCTTCTCTCATGCTCAAATGCATTCATCCCTAGCATCTTCATCCACTGATCCCCTGGTATCAGGCCTCCTTCAGCCTCCTTTCTTCAACATCTCCTACAAATCAGCAAGCTTGAAATCTCAAGTGCAGTCTAATGACCAAAACAATGTCCTGGAATCTGCAATTAGGAAAAGAATTATGCATTTCCTCAACATATTGGATGGTGAATATAGCATGGTCTGCACTGCCAACAGAACTACGGCTTTCAGATTGTTGGCAGAATCATACCCTTTCCAGGCCACCAAGGGGCTACTAAGTGTCTATGATTACGAAAGCGAGGCCATGACTGCAATGACAGAAAGTGCCCAGAGGAAGGGAGCCAAGGTCATGACAGCTAGCTTTTCTTGGCCTAGCCTCAGGATTCATTCTGATAGATTGATGGAGAAGttgagaaagaggagaaggaaaagaagaggaCTCTTTGTCTTTCCACTTCAATCCAGGATCACTGGGGCAAGGTATCCTTATATATGGATGTCTGTTGCAAAACAATATGGTTGGCAAGTAGTTCTTGATGCATGCGGATTGGGGCCAAAGGACCTCGATACTCTTGGGCTTTCATTGATCCAACCAGACTTCATCATCTGCTCTTTCTTCAAAGTATTTGGTGAGAATCCATCTGGTTTTGCAGGATTGTTTGTGAAGAATTCCAGCATTGGATCCTTGGAGTCATCAACCATTGCCAGGAGCATCGGAATTGTGAGCATAGTCCCAGCAAGAAAGCTTTCACAGTTAACTGATGACTACTCAGGCACAGATATGGATGCTCATTCGTCCAAAAACCAATTTGAAGAAGATGACATAGAGACCAACAGTTCATTCTCAGGACCAATACCTGGGCAGATTTACAGTGGCTCACTTACCATGGATAATATGGTTGGAGATAGTGCTTCTGGAGAAAAGCAAAAGCAAGTTAGGATATCCGAACAGGGAGAAAGTTCCAAAGTGCAGCAGGAGAAGGAAGAATCATCATATGGTATCGGAGAAATAGAATGTGAATATTCTGAGCAAGCAGAGAATATCAAAGCCAACTCTGGAGCAGACCAGGGCTTGGAGTTCTTGTGCAGAGGATTAGACCATGCAGATTCTCTAGGTTTGTTGCTCATCAGCACCAGATTGAGATGCATCACCAACTGGTTAGTTACTGCTTTGATGAAACTACGGCATCCTCACTCAGATAGTGTTCATTCCCTGGTTAGGATCTATGGTCCACGGATAAAATTTGACAGGGGACCTGCCTTAGCTTTCAATGTATTCGACTGGAAAGGGGAGAAGATTGAGCCTGTGTTGGTACAAAAGCTTGCAGATAGAAGCAATGTTTCTCTTGGTTGTGGTTTCCTAAACAATATCTGCTTCTCAAACAAATACGAAGATGACAAAAATAGAGTGCTGGAGAGGAGAGACTGTGAAAGAGCACTTGCACGAAACAAAAACAAGGAAAACATTGATATGGGAATAACTGTCATACATGCTTCCCTTGGTTTCCTTACTAACTTTGAGGATGCTTACAGGCTTTGGACGTTTGTTGCTAAGTTTCTGGATGCAGACTTTGTTGAGAAGGAAAGATGGAGGTATATGGCTTTGAATCAGAAAATGATTGAGGTCTAA
- the LOC121967373 gene encoding 60S ribosomal protein L24-like: protein MVLKTELCRFSGTKIYPGKGIRFVRSDSQVFLFFNSKCKRYFHNRLKPAKLTWTAMYRKQHKKDIDAAAVKKKRRTTKKPYSRSIVGATLDVIQKKRSEKPEVRNAAREAALREIKERIKKTKDEKKAKKAESVAKTQKTQTRTAAKGAAPKGPKLGGGGGKR from the exons ATGGTTCTCAA AACTGAACTCTGCCGCTTCAGTGGTACCAAGATATATCCTGGAAAGGGTATTCGATTTGTGCGTTCAGATTCTCAG gtCTTTCTTTTTTTCAATTCAAAATGCAAGAGGTACTTTCACAACCGTCTCAAGCCTGCAAAGCTCACCTGGACAGCAATGTACCGAAAGCAGCATAAGAAG GATATTGATGCTGCGGCTGTGAAGAAGAAGCGCCGAACTACTAAAAAGCCTTATTCTAGATCGATTGTTGGTGCCACTTTAGATGTGATTCAAAAGAAAAGATCTGAGAAGCCAGAAGTAAGAAATGCTGCTAGGGAAGCTGCACTTCG TGAAATCAAAGAGCGAATCAAGAAAACCAAGGATGAGAAGAAGGCAAAGAAGGCCGAGTCGGTTGCCAAGACCCAGAAGACTCAGACAAGAACTGCAGCAAAAGGAGCTGCACCGAAAGGTCCGAAGCTTGGGGGTGGCGGAGGAAAGCGCTGA